Proteins encoded in a region of the Bacteroidales bacterium WCE2004 genome:
- a CDS encoding rod shape determining protein RodA, producing MPGSFDRGLGKTVDWWLVGCYLLLILIGWMNIYASIHSTEPSSIFDWSARSGKQFIWMLTAFALDLLILFVIHPRLWEVLSPYAYIGVFFLLVLVIFVSRDVKGSHSWFELGPVKFQPAEISKITTSLLLAAVMSKPAFRLSNRRHFLWVAAIIGLPMLAILGESETGSALVYVGFIFVLYREGLSGWWLFLMGMAILLFILTLIAPGWVPVAVLLAVCLGYFLQVLRSSRREERVRRRTALTRTVLAFVAGVMVVFATDFVFNNVLQDHQRKRIEVLLGLKEDPAGVGYNVRQSMIAIGSGGFSGKGYLQGTQTTYGFVPEQSTDFIFCTVGEEWGFLGCLAVILLYVFMIWRIISDADKSRESFTRIYGYCLAACLFMHLFINIGMTIGLMPVIGIPLPLLSYGGSSLWAFSVMLFIFISLDRQEKKYF from the coding sequence ATGCCCGGCTCCTTCGACCGGGGACTTGGAAAGACCGTGGACTGGTGGCTGGTGGGCTGCTACCTGCTGCTCATCCTGATCGGCTGGATGAACATCTATGCGTCCATCCACAGCACGGAACCGTCTTCCATCTTCGACTGGAGCGCGCGCAGCGGCAAGCAGTTCATCTGGATGCTGACCGCGTTCGCGCTGGACCTGCTCATCCTGTTCGTCATCCATCCGCGGCTCTGGGAGGTCCTTTCGCCTTATGCCTACATCGGCGTGTTCTTCCTGCTGGTGCTGGTCATCTTCGTGAGCCGGGACGTCAAGGGCTCGCATTCCTGGTTCGAGCTGGGCCCCGTCAAGTTCCAGCCGGCCGAGATATCCAAGATCACCACCTCGCTGCTGCTGGCGGCGGTGATGAGCAAACCGGCCTTCCGCCTGTCCAACCGCAGGCATTTCCTGTGGGTGGCCGCCATCATCGGCCTGCCGATGCTGGCCATCCTGGGGGAGAGCGAGACGGGTTCCGCCCTGGTCTATGTCGGCTTCATCTTCGTGCTGTACCGCGAGGGCCTGTCGGGCTGGTGGCTGTTCCTGATGGGCATGGCGATCCTGCTGTTCATCCTGACCCTCATCGCACCCGGATGGGTGCCGGTGGCGGTGCTGCTGGCCGTGTGCCTCGGCTATTTCCTCCAGGTGCTGCGCAGCAGCCGGCGGGAGGAGCGCGTCCGGCGCCGCACGGCGCTGACCCGCACCGTGCTCGCCTTCGTGGCGGGCGTGATGGTGGTCTTCGCCACGGATTTCGTGTTCAACAACGTCCTCCAGGACCACCAGCGCAAGCGCATCGAGGTCCTGCTCGGCCTGAAGGAGGACCCGGCGGGCGTGGGCTACAACGTCCGGCAGTCGATGATCGCCATCGGCTCCGGCGGCTTCTCCGGCAAGGGCTACCTGCAGGGGACGCAGACCACCTACGGCTTCGTGCCGGAGCAGAGCACCGACTTCATCTTCTGTACCGTGGGGGAGGAGTGGGGCTTCCTGGGCTGCCTGGCCGTGATCCTGCTGTATGTGTTCATGATCTGGCGCATCATCTCGGACGCCGACAAGAGCCGGGAGTCGTTCACGCGGATTTATGGCTACTGTCTGGCCGCGTGCCTGTTCATGCACCTGTTCATCAACATCGGGATGACCATCGGCCTGATGCCGGTGATCGGCATCCCGCTGCCGCTGCTCAGCTACGGCGGCTCGTCGCTGTGGGCGTTCTCCGTGATGCTGTTCATCTTCATCTCGCTGGACCGCCAGGAAAAGAAGTATTTCTGA
- a CDS encoding Thiol-disulfide isomerase or thioredoxin yields MGSIFKNKFLAAAMVLLAVVSCKKTGDNCIVKGTVQGVKEGAELVLQDEWNKWKPLASTTVENGTFEFQLPVAAPTHVFLYAKNPEDVYANPYDGGQLKDFFLEPGTILVDVQAEDESDMGTGATGTVLNDAYQKIVTADPDAKEALWEEAISNEQTNLLALVYADDFYEDLPRASEIIDRLSPDLAKAYKKYISTLKKNMARRAEASASKKTALEEEVNLVGQHYIDMEYPDTDDIPVRLSAVVDNPEIRYVILDFWATWCMPCVESIPMLKDVYAKYHDKGLEIYSISQDSKVAEWKSFVKEKEMVWINVLAKSSSKVYKDYGIEFIPRVFLIDCRTGEILVHEGRPDLDAILADLLP; encoded by the coding sequence ATGGGCAGTATATTTAAAAACAAGTTCCTGGCAGCGGCGATGGTGCTGCTGGCCGTGGTGTCGTGCAAGAAGACCGGCGACAACTGTATCGTGAAGGGTACCGTCCAGGGTGTCAAGGAAGGGGCGGAACTCGTTCTGCAGGACGAATGGAACAAATGGAAGCCCCTTGCCTCTACGACGGTCGAGAATGGGACCTTTGAGTTTCAGCTCCCCGTCGCGGCTCCGACCCACGTGTTCCTGTATGCCAAGAATCCCGAGGATGTCTATGCCAATCCGTATGACGGGGGCCAGCTGAAGGATTTCTTCCTGGAGCCCGGAACCATCCTCGTCGATGTCCAGGCCGAAGATGAGTCGGATATGGGCACGGGCGCGACAGGGACGGTCCTGAATGATGCTTACCAGAAGATTGTGACTGCAGATCCCGATGCAAAGGAAGCTCTTTGGGAGGAGGCGATCAGCAATGAGCAAACGAATCTCCTGGCTCTGGTTTATGCTGACGATTTCTACGAAGACCTCCCCCGGGCATCGGAAATCATTGACCGTCTGTCCCCGGACCTGGCCAAGGCCTATAAGAAGTATATCTCGACCTTGAAAAAGAACATGGCCCGCAGGGCGGAAGCGTCGGCAAGCAAGAAAACTGCGCTCGAAGAGGAGGTCAATCTCGTGGGTCAGCACTACATCGATATGGAATATCCGGACACGGACGACATCCCTGTCCGCCTGAGCGCTGTCGTTGACAATCCGGAAATCCGCTATGTCATCCTGGATTTCTGGGCGACCTGGTGCATGCCTTGCGTTGAATCCATCCCCATGCTGAAGGATGTCTATGCAAAGTATCATGACAAGGGCCTGGAAATCTACAGTATATCCCAGGATTCCAAAGTCGCGGAATGGAAATCATTTGTGAAGGAGAAAGAGATGGTCTGGATCAATGTGTTGGCGAAAAGCAGCAGCAAGGTTTATAAAGACTATGGCATCGAGTTTATCCCGAGAGTCTTTCTGATCGACTGCCGGACCGGGGAAATCCTGGTCCATGAAGGCCGCCCGGACCTTGACGCCATCCTGGCCGACCTGCTCCCGTAA
- a CDS encoding penicillin-binding protein 2, with the protein MEMNRKNRLLFGLVAVAALLLVKLFYIQIINDKYKRDASNNSMVYNYIYPPRGVIYDRNGEILVGNEVCYDIAVTPRDVAPFDTLALAEALGVEADFIRERMAYYRKYRTRIGWQTLTLLKHIPQENYIRFIEESYRFPGFKAEVRSVRQYPFNAGGNLLGYISEVDADFIKNHPDYRSGDYVGKTGLEAAREADLRGVKGYHIFLRDSRNRVQSPYMDGEDDKEAEPGKDVVSTIDAHLQQYGQQLMAGKVGSVVAIEPSTGEILAMVSSPGIDVDVLSDIGKHYAEISRDPRKPMFNRTVMASYPPGSVFKLINGLIGLQEGVLQPSNMYPCNYGFPYGNNRRLGCHGHASPLNLLSAIATSCNGYFCYVFRNILDNKKYKNTAEALDVWREYVQSFGFGRKLGSDFPSELGGNIPTSAFYDKIYGKGAWRFQTVISLSIGQGEIGATPLQIANLAAIMANRGYYYIPHIVKDSDGVEIDPKYKERQYTMVDTTHFHTAVEGMYMAVNGGGSAGGTAFSARIPGLDVCGKTGTAQNPHGKDNSVFICFAPKDNPKIAVAAYVENAGFGATWALPVASLMLEKYLNGEISPERQYMEDRMMTTRFF; encoded by the coding sequence ATGGAGATGAACCGCAAGAACCGTCTGCTCTTCGGCCTCGTGGCCGTGGCGGCCCTGTTGCTGGTGAAGCTGTTCTACATCCAGATCATCAACGACAAATACAAGCGTGACGCATCGAACAACTCGATGGTCTACAACTACATCTACCCGCCGCGCGGCGTCATCTACGACCGCAACGGCGAGATCCTCGTGGGCAACGAAGTCTGCTACGACATCGCGGTGACGCCGCGCGACGTGGCCCCCTTCGACACGCTGGCCCTGGCGGAGGCGCTGGGCGTGGAGGCGGATTTCATCCGCGAGCGGATGGCCTACTACCGCAAGTACCGCACCCGCATCGGCTGGCAGACCCTCACGCTGCTCAAGCACATCCCGCAGGAGAACTACATCCGCTTCATCGAGGAGTCCTACCGCTTCCCCGGCTTCAAGGCCGAGGTGCGCAGCGTGCGCCAGTATCCCTTCAACGCCGGCGGCAACCTGCTCGGCTACATCTCCGAGGTGGATGCGGACTTCATCAAGAACCATCCCGACTACCGCTCGGGCGACTATGTCGGCAAGACCGGCCTGGAAGCGGCCCGCGAAGCGGACTTGCGCGGCGTCAAGGGCTACCACATCTTCCTGCGCGACTCCCGCAACCGCGTGCAGTCGCCCTACATGGACGGGGAGGACGACAAGGAAGCCGAGCCCGGCAAGGACGTCGTCTCCACGATCGACGCGCACCTGCAGCAGTACGGCCAGCAGCTGATGGCCGGCAAGGTGGGGTCGGTCGTCGCCATCGAGCCGTCCACCGGCGAGATCCTGGCGATGGTCTCGAGCCCCGGCATCGACGTGGACGTGCTGAGCGACATCGGCAAGCACTACGCCGAGATTTCGCGCGACCCGCGCAAACCGATGTTCAACCGCACGGTGATGGCGTCCTACCCGCCGGGCTCCGTGTTCAAGCTGATCAACGGCCTGATCGGCCTGCAGGAAGGCGTCCTGCAGCCGTCCAACATGTATCCGTGCAACTACGGCTTCCCGTACGGCAACAACCGCCGGCTCGGCTGCCACGGCCACGCCTCGCCGCTGAACCTGCTGAGCGCCATCGCCACTTCGTGCAATGGCTATTTCTGCTACGTCTTCCGCAACATCCTGGACAACAAGAAATACAAGAACACGGCGGAGGCCCTGGACGTCTGGCGCGAGTATGTGCAGAGCTTCGGCTTCGGCCGCAAGCTCGGCAGCGACTTCCCGTCCGAGCTGGGCGGCAACATCCCGACCTCGGCCTTCTATGACAAGATCTACGGCAAGGGCGCCTGGCGCTTCCAGACCGTGATCTCGCTGTCCATCGGACAGGGCGAGATCGGCGCAACGCCGCTGCAGATCGCGAACCTCGCGGCCATCATGGCCAACCGCGGCTACTACTACATTCCCCACATCGTCAAGGATTCCGACGGGGTCGAGATCGACCCCAAATACAAGGAGCGGCAGTACACGATGGTGGACACCACCCATTTCCATACGGCCGTGGAGGGCATGTACATGGCCGTCAACGGCGGCGGCTCGGCGGGCGGCACCGCCTTCAGCGCCCGCATCCCGGGCCTGGACGTGTGCGGCAAGACCGGCACCGCCCAGAACCCCCACGGAAAGGACAATTCCGTGTTCATCTGTTTCGCGCCCAAGGACAATCCGAAGATTGCCGTGGCCGCGTATGTCGAGAACGCCGGTTTTGGCGCCACCTGGGCGCTGCCGGTGGCTTCGCTGATGCTGGAGAAGTATCTCAACGGCGAGATTTCTCCGGAACGGCAGTATATGGAGGACCGCATGATGACCACCCGATTCTTCTGA
- a CDS encoding rod shape-determining protein MreC, translating into MQNIWLTRMSHRTMAFLWGSGETVRSQFQLDRLNRDLQAENARLQERLRAYERRDVAQEELDRMAEREAASYRFTPATVVKMSRNRTRNYIILNKGSEDGIRPQSGIISDRGVVGIVEAVDRHYAYGLTLMNPEMSVGARLGRTDIVAPLSWDGRGTGRAILRDLPPHYEITPGDTVRTSGYSTIFPPGLPIGVTGDARLVDGSTLQVEVFLFQDFAALRYVTVVENLERTEILSLEEKTEDAR; encoded by the coding sequence ATGCAGAATATCTGGCTCACGCGAATGTCGCACCGCACCATGGCCTTCTTGTGGGGCAGCGGCGAGACGGTGCGCAGCCAGTTCCAGCTCGACCGCCTCAACCGGGATCTCCAGGCGGAGAACGCCCGGCTGCAGGAGCGCCTGCGCGCCTATGAGCGCCGCGATGTGGCGCAGGAGGAGCTGGACAGGATGGCGGAGCGCGAAGCGGCCAGCTACCGCTTCACGCCGGCGACCGTCGTCAAGATGAGCCGCAACCGCACGCGCAACTACATCATCCTCAACAAAGGATCCGAAGACGGTATCCGCCCGCAGTCGGGCATCATTTCCGACCGCGGCGTGGTCGGCATCGTCGAGGCGGTGGACCGGCACTACGCCTATGGCCTGACGCTCATGAATCCCGAGATGAGCGTGGGCGCGCGGCTCGGGCGGACCGACATCGTGGCGCCCCTCTCCTGGGACGGCCGCGGCACGGGCCGCGCCATCCTGCGCGACCTCCCGCCGCATTATGAAATCACGCCGGGCGACACCGTCCGGACCAGCGGCTATTCGACGATCTTCCCTCCGGGCCTTCCGATCGGAGTCACCGGCGACGCGCGTCTCGTGGACGGATCCACCCTGCAGGTGGAGGTGTTCCTGTTCCAGGATTTCGCCGCGCTGCGCTACGTGACCGTGGTGGAGAACCTGGAGCGGACGGAGATCCTTTCGCTGGAAGAAAAGACGGAGGACGCGCGATGA
- a CDS encoding Two component regulator propeller, with protein sequence MKRLLPILTAILLLILCPSVHGAEFRHLTINDGLSDNSIYVVFKDSRGFLWIGTHVGLNRYDGFRFKHFFEGPDAIPDNSINDIFEDAEGRLWIHTPLGYSYMDLSDERVVQDPSPWLASHGITGKINVLKVDARGNIWAVCGSTLYKVELRPDRTGSWTIEGKPADVPATDLVFSGDEITLCCADGRIVRIDPVTMKTVSVETPVTGNSDLTDTNYRLFKDSAGLEIIFTGEVSWTHDTATGEWKSHRLLIKDVATDASGRVWIATDHDGLLIYTPGEDVADLFGRERPADTPFLGECIQCLYSDDDGVMWLGTYKSGLSFIYDGKNTFAHTPLEDVTTVLEDNAGTIWLGTDGSGIVRLDPETGERTHIRMDQDGLLSDIVVSSTLAPDGSLWFGGFRSGLTRFSDGNWTAYHTADGKLASNDIWDIKCSRDGKIYIGTLGAGLQVMDIATGASAVYNHGNSPLKEDHVSSLCFSESGLLYIGHAKGVDVFDPRTGTIRAVGSGQLDGLHVRDIFIDSRGLLWIASNKGIHAYDIASGKAYLVDIRGNSTNFHTVSVAEDSLGGLWVCSNNLLSRIQVNAVKDGWSFFATSYGTDEGVPDVLFNKNAMVSLSNGDILAGSQRGIVRIAPRDVIERQDSTFVIFSGIVLPEGERNVEPHMSLSWKQRSFIINLASSTIGKPGQPRFIFSTDGSQWTPTPDGMPAVQFANAKSGRMKLEVAIADAEGNASGPVSSLDITVRPPWYRSTLAFLLYSLLLLGFLSVLYRISRKRRAEREEKAISEMKQIFFINISHELRTPLSLILSPLSDAIGKEQDAQVKGELTIAERNARKLLDMVNQMLDLRSLMMNAQSVHFSRKDLVDTVRSSVAQFLALKEKGITLTFRTAKDHIEMLFDEDKVSKVVSNLLSNAIKYTEEGGRVNVDLSLDGGDAVIRVSDNGKGIPDKEKPHLFDRFWQGEGSANKGGSGIGLNIVREYVSMHEGRVEVSDTPGGGATFTVFLPAKECNASGDGFVKSSLYEEEASAGAGPDRTAARRVNLLLVDDSDDFLDYLSGILSSDYNVITATDGLAALKKMETLRPDIVVSDVMMPNMDGNELCQRIKANPATTHIPVVMLTARLTDENEKKSRDCGADDYFTKPFDLQVLREHIAILVSRTGIDTSGKLKARIEERKVESVDRKFVDKVTAFIEENISESELSVEQIAEAMGMSRANIYRRMVAATGNTPSEFIKIVRLRHAERLLMQSGLTISEICYEVGFTSPRYFSKCYKEFFGYVPSKARRSFSRE encoded by the coding sequence GTGAAACGCTTGCTGCCAATCTTAACTGCCATACTGCTCCTGATACTCTGCCCGTCCGTGCACGGCGCGGAGTTCCGGCACCTGACCATCAACGACGGGCTGTCCGACAACAGCATCTACGTCGTGTTCAAAGACTCCCGGGGCTTCCTGTGGATCGGCACCCACGTGGGCCTCAACCGCTACGACGGTTTCCGCTTCAAACATTTCTTTGAGGGGCCGGATGCCATTCCCGACAATTCCATCAACGACATCTTCGAAGATGCGGAGGGGCGCCTCTGGATCCATACACCGCTGGGATACTCCTATATGGACCTTTCGGACGAGCGGGTGGTCCAGGACCCTTCCCCCTGGCTGGCCAGCCACGGGATCACGGGCAAGATCAACGTCCTGAAGGTCGATGCGCGCGGCAACATCTGGGCGGTCTGCGGCTCCACGCTCTATAAGGTGGAGCTCCGACCGGACAGGACCGGGTCATGGACCATTGAAGGCAAACCCGCCGACGTCCCGGCGACCGACCTGGTCTTCTCCGGGGACGAGATCACCCTCTGCTGCGCCGACGGGCGCATCGTCCGCATCGACCCCGTCACGATGAAGACCGTGTCGGTGGAGACCCCTGTCACGGGGAACTCCGACCTGACGGATACGAATTACCGGCTGTTCAAGGATTCCGCCGGCCTGGAGATCATCTTCACGGGCGAGGTCTCCTGGACCCACGACACCGCCACCGGCGAATGGAAGTCGCACCGTCTGCTGATCAAAGATGTGGCTACCGACGCTTCGGGGCGCGTCTGGATTGCCACCGACCACGACGGCCTGCTGATTTACACCCCGGGAGAAGATGTCGCGGACCTGTTCGGCCGCGAGCGGCCGGCTGACACGCCCTTCCTGGGCGAATGCATCCAATGCCTCTACAGCGACGACGACGGCGTCATGTGGCTCGGCACCTACAAGAGCGGGCTGAGTTTCATTTATGACGGGAAGAACACCTTTGCGCACACGCCGCTGGAAGACGTCACCACCGTCCTGGAAGACAACGCCGGAACCATCTGGCTCGGCACCGACGGCAGCGGCATCGTCCGCCTCGATCCCGAGACCGGGGAGCGCACCCATATCCGGATGGACCAGGACGGACTGCTTTCCGACATCGTGGTGAGCAGCACGCTTGCCCCGGACGGCTCCCTCTGGTTCGGCGGCTTCCGGAGCGGCCTCACCCGTTTCAGCGACGGCAACTGGACGGCCTACCACACGGCCGACGGCAAGCTGGCGAGCAACGACATCTGGGACATCAAATGTTCCCGGGACGGGAAAATCTATATCGGCACCCTCGGGGCGGGCCTGCAGGTCATGGACATCGCCACGGGCGCATCGGCGGTCTACAACCACGGGAACAGCCCGCTGAAGGAAGACCACGTCAGCTCGCTCTGCTTCTCCGAAAGCGGGCTCCTGTACATCGGGCACGCCAAAGGCGTCGACGTGTTCGACCCGCGGACCGGGACCATCCGGGCCGTCGGGTCCGGACAGCTGGACGGGCTGCACGTCCGGGATATCTTCATTGACTCCCGGGGCCTGCTATGGATTGCCTCCAACAAGGGCATCCACGCCTACGACATCGCCTCCGGGAAGGCTTACCTGGTGGATATCCGGGGCAACTCCACCAATTTCCACACCGTCTCCGTGGCGGAAGACTCCCTGGGCGGTCTCTGGGTGTGCTCCAACAACCTGCTCTCCCGCATCCAGGTGAATGCCGTGAAGGACGGCTGGAGTTTCTTCGCCACTTCATACGGGACGGACGAAGGCGTGCCGGACGTCCTCTTCAACAAGAATGCGATGGTCAGCCTCAGCAACGGCGACATCCTGGCAGGCAGCCAGCGGGGCATCGTAAGGATCGCCCCCCGGGACGTCATCGAGCGCCAGGACTCCACTTTTGTCATCTTCAGCGGAATCGTCCTGCCGGAGGGAGAGCGAAACGTAGAACCCCACATGTCCCTCTCCTGGAAGCAGCGCTCCTTCATCATCAACCTGGCCTCCTCCACCATCGGCAAGCCCGGCCAGCCGAGGTTCATCTTCAGCACGGACGGGAGCCAATGGACCCCGACGCCGGACGGCATGCCGGCCGTGCAGTTCGCCAACGCGAAATCCGGCCGGATGAAGCTGGAAGTCGCCATCGCCGATGCGGAAGGCAACGCTTCCGGGCCGGTGAGCAGCCTGGACATCACGGTCCGTCCGCCCTGGTACAGAAGCACGCTGGCCTTCCTCCTCTATTCCCTGCTGCTGCTCGGATTCCTGTCCGTCCTCTACCGGATCAGCCGGAAGCGCCGGGCGGAGCGGGAAGAAAAGGCCATTTCTGAAATGAAGCAAATCTTCTTCATCAATATCAGCCACGAGCTCCGCACGCCGCTTTCCCTCATCCTCTCTCCTCTCTCCGACGCGATCGGGAAGGAGCAGGACGCGCAGGTCAAGGGCGAGCTGACCATCGCCGAAAGGAATGCCCGCAAGCTGCTGGACATGGTGAACCAGATGCTCGACCTCAGGAGCCTGATGATGAACGCCCAGAGCGTCCATTTCTCGCGGAAGGACCTCGTGGACACGGTCCGCTCTTCGGTCGCGCAGTTCCTGGCCCTGAAGGAGAAAGGCATCACGCTGACTTTCCGGACCGCCAAGGACCATATCGAGATGCTGTTCGATGAGGACAAGGTCTCGAAGGTGGTGAGCAACCTCCTGAGCAACGCCATCAAATATACCGAAGAAGGCGGCCGGGTGAACGTCGACCTCTCCCTGGATGGCGGCGACGCCGTCATCCGGGTGTCCGACAACGGCAAGGGGATCCCCGACAAGGAGAAGCCGCATCTCTTCGACCGCTTCTGGCAGGGCGAAGGCTCCGCCAACAAGGGCGGGAGCGGGATCGGCCTCAACATCGTCCGGGAATATGTATCCATGCATGAAGGACGGGTGGAGGTTTCCGACACCCCGGGAGGCGGCGCGACGTTCACGGTGTTCCTTCCCGCCAAGGAATGCAACGCCTCCGGCGACGGATTCGTGAAGAGTTCGCTATACGAAGAAGAGGCGTCCGCAGGCGCCGGGCCGGACCGGACCGCAGCCCGCAGGGTCAACCTGCTGCTGGTGGACGACAGCGACGACTTCCTGGATTATCTCTCCGGCATCCTCTCTTCCGACTATAACGTCATCACGGCCACGGACGGCCTGGCGGCGCTGAAGAAGATGGAGACCCTCCGTCCGGACATCGTGGTCTCGGACGTGATGATGCCCAACATGGACGGCAACGAGCTCTGCCAACGGATCAAAGCCAACCCGGCGACGACCCACATCCCGGTCGTGATGCTGACGGCCCGGCTCACCGACGAGAACGAGAAGAAGAGCCGCGACTGCGGGGCGGACGACTACTTCACCAAGCCGTTCGACCTCCAGGTCCTCCGGGAGCATATCGCCATCCTCGTCTCCCGGACCGGCATCGACACCTCCGGCAAACTGAAGGCCCGCATCGAGGAGCGGAAAGTGGAATCCGTGGACCGCAAATTCGTCGACAAGGTGACGGCCTTCATCGAGGAGAACATCTCCGAAAGCGAATTGAGCGTGGAGCAGATCGCCGAAGCCATGGGCATGTCGCGGGCCAACATCTACCGCCGCATGGTCGCCGCCACCGGCAACACGCCGTCGGAGTTCATCAAGATCGTCCGGCTCCGCCACGCCGAGCGGCTGCTGATGCAGAGCGGGCTCACCATCTCCGAGATCTGCTACGAAGTCGGCTTCACCTCGCCGCGCTATTTCAGCAAGTGCTACAAGGAATTCTTCGGATACGTCCCTTCCAAGGCCAGACGGAGCTTCAGCAGGGAATAA
- a CDS encoding Acetyl esterase/lipase, with translation MRKILIVSLLLAATLTAGAQPGFPFGQAAEPEGLARPARQFTLDLTPDGAAQMVVYLPQEPSGRGVVCCPGGGYAVLSNTHEGAAWAPFFNERGIAFALVNYRIPHGDRSLPFTDVENAMRTMRDSAAVWSLNPDDIGIMGSSAGGHLASTIATHTPYELRPNFQILVYPVITMGPGTHQGSLDGLLGDQQADPELVRLYSNQYQVRSHLTPPAFIVLSSDDNLVPPVPNAVAYYTAMRNAGNDCSLHIYPTGGHGYGYMPFFAYHDQMVSDLSSWLERLKAPKPGAVRVACIGDSITDGDGIDLRALNGYPAQMQTMLGDNYWVRNFGVSARTVMNSGDYPYMNELAWQDALAFQPDVVVIKLGTNDSKGYNWAHKKEFAGDLQKMVDALKALPSQPKIYLCTPIPAIKDSWTIDEQVIAGEIIPIIEKAVKKNGLAGVIDLHTAFEGQEALYLPDGIHPTQQGARKIAATVAKVIDPEARTEPRGFFGMGGR, from the coding sequence ATGAGAAAGATCCTGATTGTTTCCCTGCTGCTCGCCGCCACGCTGACCGCCGGCGCGCAGCCCGGTTTCCCGTTCGGACAGGCCGCCGAGCCCGAGGGGCTTGCCCGTCCGGCGCGCCAGTTCACCCTGGACCTCACGCCCGACGGGGCCGCGCAGATGGTGGTGTACCTGCCGCAGGAGCCGAGCGGCCGCGGCGTCGTGTGCTGCCCGGGCGGCGGATACGCCGTCCTGTCCAACACGCACGAAGGCGCCGCCTGGGCGCCGTTCTTCAACGAGCGCGGCATCGCCTTCGCGCTGGTCAACTACCGCATCCCCCACGGCGACCGCAGCCTGCCGTTCACGGATGTGGAGAACGCGATGCGCACGATGCGCGACAGCGCCGCCGTCTGGAGCCTGAATCCCGACGACATCGGCATCATGGGCTCGTCCGCCGGCGGCCACCTCGCCTCCACGATCGCCACGCACACGCCCTACGAGCTGCGCCCGAATTTCCAGATCCTGGTCTATCCGGTCATCACGATGGGCCCCGGCACGCACCAGGGCTCGCTGGACGGCCTGCTCGGCGACCAGCAGGCCGACCCTGAACTGGTGCGCCTCTACAGCAACCAGTACCAGGTCCGCAGCCACCTCACCCCGCCCGCCTTCATCGTGCTGTCGAGCGACGACAACCTCGTCCCGCCCGTGCCGAACGCCGTCGCCTACTACACCGCGATGCGCAACGCCGGCAACGACTGCTCGCTGCACATCTACCCGACCGGCGGCCACGGCTACGGCTATATGCCTTTCTTCGCCTACCACGACCAGATGGTCTCCGACCTCTCCTCCTGGCTGGAAAGGCTCAAGGCCCCGAAACCGGGCGCCGTCCGCGTGGCCTGCATCGGTGACAGCATTACCGACGGCGACGGCATAGACCTGCGTGCCCTCAACGGCTATCCCGCCCAGATGCAGACGATGCTCGGCGACAACTACTGGGTGCGCAACTTCGGCGTGAGCGCCCGCACCGTGATGAATTCCGGCGACTACCCGTATATGAACGAACTCGCCTGGCAGGATGCGCTCGCGTTCCAGCCCGACGTGGTCGTCATCAAGCTCGGCACCAACGACTCCAAGGGCTACAACTGGGCCCACAAGAAGGAGTTCGCCGGCGACCTGCAGAAGATGGTCGACGCGCTCAAGGCCCTGCCTTCGCAGCCGAAGATCTACCTCTGCACGCCGATTCCGGCCATCAAGGACAGCTGGACCATCGACGAGCAGGTTATTGCCGGGGAGATCATCCCGATCATCGAGAAGGCCGTCAAGAAGAACGGCCTCGCCGGCGTGATCGACCTCCATACGGCCTTCGAGGGCCAGGAGGCCCTTTACCTGCCGGACGGCATCCATCCGACCCAGCAGGGCGCCCGCAAGATCGCCGCGACCGTGGCCAAGGTCATCGACCCCGAGGCCAGGACCGAGCCGCGCGGATTCTTCGGCATGGGCGGCCGCTAG